From Bacteroidota bacterium, the proteins below share one genomic window:
- a CDS encoding DegT/DnrJ/EryC1/StrS family aminotransferase: MVDVVGQYRRYQSEFDEAVLAVLRSGAYINGPAVKQFEREMEAYLGSKHAIACASGTDALQIAMMALGIGLGDEIITTPFTFVATTETIALLGARPVYVDIDPDTFNIDVGKIEAAITPRTKAILPVHLFGQPANITRILEIAKKHRLRVIEDGAQVVGAKWDGKMACTFGDIATISYYPSKNLGAFGDAGMITSNDDELATIIRSICNHGASVTYHHDRLGVNSRLDSMQAAILGVKLKYLDEWNARRREVAVIYTKILAPHSSLITTPTVDPHAEPIWHQYSVMLSVDRQAVMAGLKTAGVPSNIYYPIPLHLQPAYASFGGKVGDFPNAERASAHILSLPMHSELTDNDAEFIASTLVEVTQSVAQ, from the coding sequence ATGGTCGATGTGGTCGGCCAATACCGTCGGTATCAGTCGGAATTCGATGAAGCGGTGCTCGCAGTGCTGCGCAGCGGAGCCTATATTAATGGTCCGGCCGTGAAGCAGTTCGAGCGTGAGATGGAAGCCTATTTGGGTTCGAAGCATGCGATTGCCTGCGCATCGGGTACCGATGCGCTGCAGATTGCGATGATGGCGCTCGGCATCGGTCTAGGCGATGAAATCATCACAACACCATTCACCTTCGTCGCTACGACCGAAACGATCGCACTGCTCGGTGCCCGACCGGTCTACGTCGATATCGATCCCGATACGTTCAACATCGACGTCGGGAAGATCGAAGCGGCGATCACTCCTCGCACGAAAGCAATTCTGCCGGTGCATCTCTTTGGTCAGCCGGCGAACATTACTCGCATTCTTGAGATCGCGAAGAAGCATCGCCTCCGTGTCATCGAAGATGGCGCACAGGTTGTCGGCGCAAAATGGGACGGCAAGATGGCCTGCACGTTCGGCGATATCGCTACGATTTCGTACTACCCCTCGAAGAATCTTGGTGCATTCGGCGACGCGGGCATGATCACGTCGAACGACGACGAGCTCGCCACGATCATCCGATCGATCTGCAATCACGGAGCGTCGGTAACGTATCATCACGATCGCCTCGGCGTGAACTCGCGACTGGATTCGATGCAGGCTGCAATTCTCGGCGTGAAGTTGAAGTATCTCGACGAGTGGAATGCTCGTCGCCGCGAAGTTGCTGTGATCTATACGAAGATACTCGCGCCGCATTCGTCGCTCATTACGACGCCAACGGTCGATCCGCATGCCGAGCCGATCTGGCATCAGTATTCGGTCATGCTCTCCGTCGATCGTCAAGCCGTCATGGCCGGCTTGAAAACCGCCGGAGTGCCGTCGAACATTTATTATCCGATTCCGTTACATCTTCAACCGGCGTATGCGTCGTTCGGCGGCAAGGTCGGCGATTTCCCGAACGCGGAACGCGCATCGGCGCATATCCTCTCGCTTCCGATGCACTCGGAGCTGACGGATAATGATGCCGAGTTTATTGCTTCAACACTCGTCGAGGTTACCCAGTCTGTAGCACAATGA
- a CDS encoding sugar transferase, with amino-acid sequence MSRRKELISLLVGDLIAIMGSYVLFYWLRFYSGWFIVRQGSIHLPLVLQSAFVLYAFWLLAFLFFGLYRSWYVRPMFDEIVTVLKTTAAGTLAFMLVVLWDPLTPKDTLPIRNDPRVLGLLYFVCVSTMTVTVRLIVRYAQRRLLESGIGLRPAIVVGEYRRSLQLAHNLTRAKRLGYDVLGYVQAVTADDTHTNGQLRLLGHYDEIERVIETHKVREVLITLNSGEHDRLLDLLGRLSGMNVGLKILPDLYDIISGQARTREIYGFPLIDVNPEIMRPWEEVTKRVMDITISAIIIVIGLPVWILIALGVKLSSPGPVIYHQERVGKNGVPFQIFKFRSMSTDAEKGGPQWAQKNDPRVTPFGRFLRKTHLDEVPQFWNVLIGNMSLVGPRPERSYFVETLQKEIPYYRRRLRVRPGITSLYQATMDKYDETMDDVRNKLKYDLMYIESMSFRLDLKILLRTAYVMLRGSGQA; translated from the coding sequence ATGTCAAGAAGGAAAGAACTGATCAGCTTATTGGTTGGCGATCTGATCGCCATCATGGGCTCGTATGTTCTGTTCTATTGGCTGCGCTTCTATTCCGGGTGGTTCATCGTCCGTCAGGGGAGTATCCATTTGCCATTGGTGCTGCAGAGCGCATTCGTGCTCTATGCATTCTGGCTGCTCGCCTTCTTATTCTTTGGGTTATATCGCTCGTGGTATGTCCGGCCGATGTTCGACGAGATTGTCACGGTGCTCAAGACCACCGCTGCCGGCACACTTGCCTTCATGCTCGTCGTATTGTGGGATCCGCTGACCCCGAAGGATACACTGCCGATCCGGAACGATCCCCGAGTGCTGGGGCTGCTGTATTTCGTTTGTGTGTCGACGATGACCGTGACCGTTCGGCTGATCGTTCGGTATGCGCAACGCCGTCTGCTCGAGTCCGGAATCGGTCTGCGCCCTGCGATCGTCGTTGGCGAGTATCGCCGGTCACTTCAACTGGCGCATAATTTGACACGTGCGAAGCGGCTGGGGTACGATGTGCTTGGCTATGTGCAAGCTGTGACGGCCGACGATACACATACGAACGGCCAGCTCCGGTTGCTCGGGCATTATGACGAGATCGAACGCGTGATCGAAACGCACAAGGTTCGCGAGGTGCTGATCACACTCAACTCCGGTGAACACGACCGTCTGCTCGATCTGCTCGGACGCCTCTCCGGGATGAATGTGGGGCTCAAAATATTGCCCGATTTATATGATATCATTTCCGGCCAGGCACGTACACGGGAGATCTACGGCTTTCCGTTGATCGATGTCAATCCGGAGATCATGCGCCCGTGGGAAGAAGTGACCAAGCGAGTGATGGATATTACGATCAGTGCGATTATTATCGTTATCGGGCTCCCGGTCTGGATATTGATCGCACTTGGCGTGAAACTTTCCTCTCCGGGTCCGGTCATCTATCATCAGGAGCGGGTCGGAAAGAACGGTGTGCCGTTCCAGATCTTCAAATTTCGTTCGATGTCCACCGATGCCGAAAAAGGCGGCCCGCAGTGGGCGCAGAAAAACGACCCGCGCGTGACCCCGTTCGGCCGATTTCTGCGCAAAACACATCTTGACGAAGTGCCGCAGTTCTGGAATGTACTGATCGGGAATATGTCGCTCGTCGGCCCCAGACCGGAGCGCAGTTATTTCGTCGAGACGCTACAGAAGGAGATCCCGTATTATCGACGCCGATTGCGTGTACGGCCCGGGATCACCAGTCTCTATCAGGCGACGATGGATAAGTACGACGAAACAATGGACGATGTGCGCAACAAGTTGAAATACGATCTGATGTATATCGAGTCGATGTCGTTCCGTCTCGATCTGAAGATCCTCCTGAGAACGGCATACGTGATGTTACGAGGAAGTGGACAAGCATAA
- a CDS encoding glycosyltransferase — protein sequence MNLSSPTLANSPWDRSTWLSPAVDGDSAPLASIGVLCYNRRDDLRRTLDVLTHAVDYPALEIIVVDNASTDGTDSMLAAEFPNVTAIRMPENISVAARNEFYRAARGKYVFSYDDDSFPATPSTIARAVAYLESRPEIAAVSFFCYQPRSNFAETGGLEQFYFDGDAINGYRGLYFVEGGMCIRKDAIDRIAGYDPDFQWGAEGADLTLQMYRLRLQTVYYPMLATLHMRSDVHRDDVRNARYFTRNYIWTIAKHFPWYAAIILTILYMIRRCIAMVLHPKLARGYIGGMFSGLVGWIWQRSKTKKLSMRQVLRLGRWYVFLFRW from the coding sequence GTGAACCTATCGAGTCCAACCCTGGCCAATAGTCCTTGGGACCGCTCTACGTGGTTGTCGCCCGCCGTTGACGGCGACTCTGCGCCGCTGGCGAGCATCGGTGTTTTGTGCTATAATCGACGTGACGATCTGCGGCGAACGTTGGACGTGCTTACGCATGCCGTCGATTATCCTGCACTTGAGATTATTGTTGTCGACAATGCATCGACCGACGGGACGGATTCGATGCTCGCGGCTGAATTTCCGAATGTGACCGCGATCCGCATGCCCGAGAATATCAGTGTTGCCGCACGAAACGAGTTCTATCGTGCAGCTCGGGGCAAGTATGTGTTCTCGTATGATGACGATTCATTCCCGGCGACGCCATCGACGATCGCGCGTGCTGTCGCGTATCTCGAATCGCGCCCCGAAATTGCGGCGGTCAGCTTTTTTTGTTATCAGCCGCGCTCGAATTTCGCAGAGACCGGCGGACTCGAACAGTTCTATTTCGATGGCGATGCGATCAACGGATACCGAGGACTCTATTTCGTCGAAGGAGGGATGTGCATTCGCAAGGATGCGATCGATCGGATTGCCGGATACGATCCGGATTTTCAGTGGGGGGCTGAAGGAGCGGACTTGACGCTCCAAATGTATCGACTTAGGTTGCAGACGGTGTACTACCCAATGCTCGCGACGCTGCATATGCGATCGGATGTGCATCGTGATGACGTACGTAACGCACGCTACTTCACTCGTAATTATATCTGGACGATTGCAAAGCACTTCCCGTGGTATGCAGCGATCATTCTGACAATTCTGTATATGATTCGCCGCTGTATTGCCATGGTCTTGCATCCGAAGCTTGCACGAGGATACATTGGCGGGATGTTCTCCGGCCTTGTTGGGTGGATCTGGCAGCGAAGTAAGACGAAGAAGCTCTCGATGCGACAAGTTCTTCGTCTCGGTCGTTGGTATGTATTTCTATTCCGCTGGTAA
- a CDS encoding O-antigen ligase family protein produces MITSDSISIGRTRLSLRAQILLALGIGVYVVVGQVLMPVGIAIGVGLAIVAALLIQRRSMYLVTAFSVLIIVVKLQEREGPQPGVSILDLLTGGVIAAALGYIVLQGLVNRRPLAHHWSMYFLFGYVAWALVGGVMSIAMDNTTPNFAFREFLLFSPLLVFPILFVPIARSTQRFERLVGALLLFIWVLVQVAGVVRLRSTIAAATFLFETGFSRYDIVNAGLMILLFVGVSALNRIPRYRTLYVLMILGSIGGLVLTFNRTAWVAVVICIPLMLWMLPTRASRREGSRVLTRIVMIILTSAVAAYFMIPMAQLLIKYLFLRIASTSKVGTDLSLVNRYVEWRYVFQQIASNPIMGLGFGGLFKIYNWLLGFSETVGYTHNGILIVIVKGGVVGAICFFTAFIGIFRIGWTARRSPYLNEQEQVLILVCLAGLVFISIVGMTVGLLLHREILLYVGIMWGYLLVINDRIEQRRRVAADRIATKS; encoded by the coding sequence ATGATCACATCCGACTCCATATCGATCGGTCGTACGCGTCTTTCCTTGCGCGCTCAAATACTCCTTGCGCTGGGGATCGGTGTCTATGTTGTCGTCGGGCAAGTACTGATGCCCGTCGGGATCGCCATTGGGGTCGGTCTTGCGATCGTTGCCGCACTGCTTATACAGCGACGGTCGATGTACTTGGTGACGGCATTTTCAGTGTTGATCATCGTCGTGAAACTTCAGGAGCGAGAAGGGCCTCAGCCCGGCGTAAGTATTCTCGATCTCCTGACCGGAGGCGTCATTGCCGCAGCGCTTGGGTATATCGTATTACAAGGACTTGTCAACCGGCGTCCGCTGGCACACCATTGGTCGATGTACTTTCTGTTTGGGTATGTCGCCTGGGCGCTTGTGGGAGGCGTCATGTCGATTGCAATGGACAATACGACGCCGAACTTTGCATTTCGTGAGTTTCTGCTGTTCTCACCGCTCCTGGTATTTCCGATTCTGTTCGTTCCTATCGCACGATCGACCCAACGATTTGAGCGCTTGGTAGGAGCGTTATTGTTGTTTATCTGGGTACTCGTTCAGGTGGCCGGCGTCGTTCGGCTCCGGAGTACCATCGCAGCAGCGACCTTCCTGTTTGAAACCGGCTTCTCTCGCTATGACATTGTGAATGCCGGATTGATGATCCTCCTGTTTGTAGGCGTCAGTGCGCTTAACCGGATACCGCGTTACCGAACGCTGTATGTGCTGATGATACTCGGTTCGATCGGCGGACTTGTCTTGACGTTCAATCGAACGGCATGGGTTGCGGTCGTCATATGCATTCCGCTCATGCTGTGGATGTTACCGACACGTGCGTCGCGACGCGAGGGAAGCCGGGTGTTGACCCGTATCGTAATGATCATTCTCACCAGCGCCGTCGCTGCGTACTTCATGATCCCGATGGCACAGCTCTTGATAAAGTACTTGTTCCTTCGTATCGCAAGTACATCGAAGGTGGGGACGGATCTTTCCCTTGTCAATCGTTATGTCGAGTGGCGTTACGTCTTTCAACAAATCGCTTCGAATCCGATCATGGGGTTGGGGTTCGGTGGGCTGTTCAAGATCTATAATTGGCTCCTTGGGTTTTCAGAGACTGTCGGGTACACACATAATGGAATACTAATTGTTATTGTCAAAGGTGGAGTAGTCGGTGCGATCTGTTTTTTTACTGCATTTATTGGGATCTTCCGTATCGGCTGGACCGCTCGACGCTCGCCATACCTCAACGAACAGGAACAGGTTCTCATACTCGTCTGCCTTGCAGGCCTCGTATTCATTTCCATTGTCGGGATGACCGTCGGTTTGCTCCTGCATCGAGAAATTCTTCTCTATGTCGGGATTATGTGGGGATACCTCTTAGTCATTAACGATCGCATCGAACAGCGTCGACGTGTCGCGGCCGACCGTATCGCCACCAAATCATGA
- a CDS encoding glycosyltransferase family 39 protein: MTTVTRTMWVGVWTFVALLLVSMLSFPLGFDQAIFEAGGAAVGLHGAIPFRDFLELKQPLIFYVYGLSTILFGRHEWSPRLLDIIYHGISLIVFYRILRREGGDERLATVSVLLYAVSYVGSGFWMTMEPESYALLPQLLLMSAVLSLDRTNEQRIWMPAAIAAISLWALIMLKITLVIVFGAVLVYLFITRASNPRQKSVFVAWTVAIFGALLAVTAFVLARLGALDNLVMSIRWLGSYASYYPLFGIKTFVEFYYHTFPSEVLTSLSPTFVLLAILFVTEWIRERTHRTAARPIDRLLLFCMIGIVVGLSSVAFERKAFNYQFTRLFWAFIPVVAASIVHRWDDVRSRAARTGFMGRLGLGFVMLLAFVYSSFPRVIDQTFGWGIPALRGDTQAVIERERTYNYDVGEMRRLSATYKPMLAQDGQLFVWGNAAQLYLEFGQTPPMLELVNAMFMTSHTPSEWTDTLAAQWQRQKPMLFICEQNDARPLITRTSDDSYAALLKIPSLRSVLETYYEPLDSTTHYRVYRRRTDR, from the coding sequence GTGACAACGGTCACACGTACGATGTGGGTCGGCGTATGGACGTTCGTCGCCCTTCTGCTTGTGTCGATGCTGAGCTTTCCGCTTGGCTTCGATCAGGCGATCTTCGAGGCGGGCGGTGCCGCAGTGGGATTACATGGGGCCATACCGTTTCGGGATTTTCTCGAGTTGAAGCAGCCGCTAATTTTTTATGTGTATGGTCTTTCGACAATCCTCTTTGGCAGACATGAATGGTCGCCTCGGTTACTTGACATCATATATCATGGTATTTCGCTGATTGTGTTCTACCGCATCCTTCGTCGAGAGGGTGGCGATGAACGACTGGCAACTGTTTCCGTTCTGCTCTATGCAGTCAGTTACGTCGGCAGCGGATTCTGGATGACGATGGAACCGGAATCGTATGCGCTGCTTCCGCAACTGCTCTTGATGAGTGCGGTTCTTTCGCTCGATCGTACTAACGAACAACGCATCTGGATGCCAGCGGCAATAGCGGCAATCTCATTGTGGGCCCTGATAATGCTGAAGATAACACTTGTTATCGTGTTTGGGGCAGTCCTGGTCTATCTCTTCATCACCCGGGCATCGAACCCACGCCAAAAGAGTGTGTTTGTTGCCTGGACGGTTGCGATCTTCGGTGCGCTTCTTGCAGTGACGGCATTTGTACTGGCACGCCTGGGTGCACTCGATAACCTGGTGATGAGTATTCGGTGGCTCGGTAGTTACGCTTCATATTATCCTCTGTTCGGTATTAAGACGTTCGTCGAATTCTATTATCATACATTTCCGTCCGAAGTACTCACGAGTCTTTCGCCCACCTTTGTCCTTCTGGCAATTCTCTTCGTGACCGAGTGGATACGTGAGCGAACGCATCGTACGGCGGCCCGCCCAATTGACCGACTTCTGTTGTTCTGCATGATCGGGATCGTTGTTGGGCTGTCGAGTGTCGCGTTCGAGCGGAAAGCATTCAATTATCAGTTCACTCGGCTGTTCTGGGCGTTTATTCCAGTCGTGGCTGCTTCAATCGTCCATCGTTGGGACGACGTGCGATCGAGAGCCGCCCGAACAGGGTTCATGGGCCGCCTGGGTCTTGGGTTCGTAATGCTGCTCGCCTTCGTTTATTCATCATTTCCCCGAGTGATCGACCAAACATTCGGTTGGGGGATTCCGGCATTGCGCGGTGATACACAAGCGGTGATTGAGCGTGAACGGACATATAACTATGACGTCGGTGAAATGCGTAGGCTGTCGGCAACGTATAAACCGATGCTCGCACAAGACGGTCAGTTGTTTGTCTGGGGAAATGCCGCACAATTATATCTTGAGTTCGGCCAGACACCGCCAATGCTCGAGCTGGTGAACGCGATGTTCATGACGAGCCATACTCCGAGCGAATGGACCGACACGCTTGCCGCACAATGGCAGCGACAGAAGCCAATGCTGTTTATTTGCGAACAAAACGATGCACGGCCGTTGATCACTCGAACCAGTGACGATAGCTACGCCGCGCTGTTGAAGATACCCTCGCTACGGTCGGTGCTCGAAACGTATTACGAGCCGCTCGATAGCACGACGCATTACCGCGTATACCGCCGACGAACGGACCGATGA
- a CDS encoding glycosyltransferase — translation MRILQLAPRLPYPLTDGGAIGIYKPTEAIARLGHEITFVTFPDPDPTVTAEARKLMQQFAHVELVSRPLPSRNSTLIRTLFNGAYPIERRMMPEMYDLLRRMLSEHTFDVIHIDACHMGKYGQWIKENYGLPIILREHNFETQIYRRFAANTKNPIAKLLAKVHAHRMLIEETAMIAGHDLTVAITPEDEAQMRHYVPQAKYRLIPAGVDTAYFAPQPIDLEEDSILWIGGMDWEPNLDAVTFFAKEIFPQIVEHYPKIGFDIVGNGTDRLTDLASGSNGRVRLHGRVPDVRPYLAKAQVLVCPLRVGGGMRLKLLDFFAAAKAVVSTRIGAEGNKGVDGMHILLRDDADSFATAVQGLLADPTLRATIATNARRLAVEEYSWDHIAHEFEQAYRDVVHTHA, via the coding sequence GTGCGAATTCTGCAACTGGCCCCGAGACTTCCGTATCCGCTGACTGACGGTGGTGCGATCGGTATCTATAAACCGACCGAAGCGATTGCCAGACTCGGGCACGAGATAACCTTTGTCACGTTTCCCGACCCCGACCCGACGGTGACGGCCGAAGCACGGAAGCTAATGCAACAATTCGCGCACGTCGAGTTGGTCTCTCGTCCGCTTCCATCGAGAAATTCAACGCTGATTCGGACGTTGTTCAACGGCGCGTACCCCATCGAGCGACGGATGATGCCGGAGATGTATGACCTCTTGCGCCGGATGCTCTCGGAGCATACGTTCGATGTCATCCATATCGACGCCTGCCACATGGGTAAGTATGGCCAGTGGATCAAAGAGAACTATGGCTTGCCCATTATTTTGCGGGAGCATAATTTCGAGACACAGATTTACCGCCGGTTTGCTGCAAATACTAAAAATCCGATAGCGAAGTTGCTCGCCAAAGTCCACGCACACCGGATGCTCATCGAAGAGACCGCGATGATTGCAGGGCACGACCTGACTGTAGCGATCACGCCAGAAGACGAGGCCCAAATGCGCCACTACGTCCCGCAGGCGAAGTATAGGTTGATACCTGCCGGCGTGGATACGGCGTATTTTGCTCCACAACCCATTGATCTGGAAGAGGATAGCATACTATGGATCGGGGGGATGGACTGGGAGCCGAATCTCGATGCAGTGACGTTTTTCGCGAAGGAAATCTTCCCGCAAATTGTTGAACACTACCCGAAAATAGGCTTTGACATCGTCGGAAACGGTACTGACCGGCTGACCGATCTGGCTTCCGGTTCGAACGGGAGGGTTCGTCTGCATGGCCGGGTGCCCGATGTTCGCCCGTATTTGGCGAAAGCGCAGGTGCTCGTGTGTCCGCTCCGTGTCGGTGGGGGAATGCGGCTGAAGCTCCTGGACTTTTTTGCAGCAGCGAAGGCGGTGGTCTCGACCCGTATCGGTGCCGAAGGCAACAAAGGGGTCGACGGAATGCATATTCTCTTGCGCGATGACGCCGACTCGTTCGCTACCGCAGTCCAAGGACTCCTTGCCGACCCGACGCTGCGAGCGACGATCGCGACGAACGCACGACGACTCGCCGTCGAAGAATACTCGTGGGACCACATCGCCCATGAGTTCGAGCAAGCCTATCGGGATGTCGTTCATACACACGCATGA
- a CDS encoding flippase, which produces MSHANPDRQQPSVRRHLVGGIVVNLVANVFLYLGHLIIARGLSREDYAVFTVTVSFISLLALFADLGLTLLFVRKFAEADEAARQGANDRRGELLGSILTLRIILSLGVSAFVWFAAPLLGYPGTTVHLMRIMLLTLFISSRLMVVRSVGEAYLRGHNRYYQVAIFALVDAAVFAIALFAFYKPTLSLESAVWIYSLCHLPGFILLVVTIARHAREFRFRLSARFDQVFSMVREGLPLILSTTFLTIHNFADALLLDRLSTPQEVSAFGAGLRVLTAVIFLPSVFSAVIGPRVTQAVVRKDHEHVRGMVAQAIALLLVTSLSIAMVLQAAPLTIVRVLFGGAKYADAASIIVIFGWAIVPIAIATFLTEIAIAEGALWISTMYMATIMVISVGLDIVLIPTYGALGTAIAKAVAVSVGTVALVYRSRLLGVVRASDLWSLLGRCAVAVVAAVVGMWLMHTYAFSSEIVTAAVSLTVFLLGIVVLQVIPTDELRRLLQPLRSR; this is translated from the coding sequence ATGAGTCACGCAAATCCGGATCGTCAGCAGCCATCGGTCCGCAGACACCTTGTCGGCGGGATCGTCGTCAATCTGGTCGCGAATGTATTCCTCTATCTGGGGCATTTGATCATTGCTCGCGGACTCAGCCGAGAAGATTATGCAGTCTTTACAGTCACGGTCAGTTTCATTTCGCTTTTGGCGCTATTCGCCGATCTCGGGCTGACGCTTCTCTTTGTTCGAAAGTTCGCAGAGGCCGACGAAGCCGCTCGGCAGGGTGCGAACGATCGCCGTGGTGAGTTACTCGGCTCGATCTTAACCCTTCGAATTATACTTTCTCTTGGTGTAAGCGCATTCGTCTGGTTCGCCGCGCCGCTTCTCGGATATCCCGGCACGACCGTGCATCTGATGCGCATCATGCTCCTGACGCTGTTTATTTCGTCTCGGCTCATGGTGGTGCGTTCGGTCGGCGAAGCGTATCTGCGCGGTCATAATCGCTACTACCAGGTTGCGATCTTTGCACTGGTCGATGCGGCCGTCTTTGCGATTGCACTGTTCGCATTCTACAAGCCGACATTGTCGCTGGAGTCTGCGGTGTGGATCTACTCGCTGTGTCACCTCCCCGGTTTTATTCTGTTGGTGGTAACGATCGCCCGGCATGCGCGAGAATTTCGATTTCGCCTGAGTGCGCGCTTCGATCAGGTCTTTTCGATGGTGCGTGAAGGATTGCCGTTGATTCTGTCGACAACATTCCTGACGATCCACAACTTTGCCGATGCATTGCTGCTCGACCGTCTGAGCACACCGCAGGAAGTCTCGGCCTTCGGCGCAGGATTGCGCGTGCTGACAGCGGTCATTTTTCTGCCGAGTGTTTTTTCCGCCGTCATCGGTCCGCGGGTGACGCAGGCAGTCGTCCGAAAAGATCACGAGCATGTTCGCGGCATGGTGGCACAAGCGATTGCGTTGCTACTAGTAACCTCGCTTTCGATCGCAATGGTGCTGCAGGCGGCGCCGCTGACAATCGTGCGCGTGCTATTCGGCGGTGCGAAGTATGCCGATGCAGCGTCAATTATTGTCATCTTCGGATGGGCGATCGTGCCGATTGCAATTGCCACATTCCTGACCGAGATTGCAATTGCCGAAGGTGCGCTGTGGATCTCGACGATGTACATGGCAACGATCATGGTAATCTCCGTCGGACTCGACATTGTGCTCATCCCTACCTACGGTGCATTGGGTACGGCAATTGCAAAGGCAGTTGCAGTATCGGTAGGTACGGTTGCGTTGGTATATCGTTCGAGGTTGCTCGGCGTTGTGCGGGCATCGGATCTGTGGTCGCTGCTCGGTCGTTGCGCAGTCGCAGTTGTCGCTGCTGTCGTGGGGATGTGGCTGATGCATACCTATGCTTTCAGTTCTGAGATCGTGACGGCCGCGGTTAGCCTGACTGTATTTCTTTTGGGCATCGTCGTTCTACAGGTTATTCCGACGGACGAACTGCGCCGATTGCTCCAACCTCTTCGATCACGGTGA
- a CDS encoding glycosyltransferase, with amino-acid sequence MIVVTIGIVLCIGAVVYCYVLYPPMIRRIAARGVRPIATDRTDEPAVSVILSVHNEERVIVSCLDSLLALDYPKDRFQILVGSDGSRDATNEILQRYSQSHSSVKAFYFPEQRGKIAVLNDLVRHATTPILFFTDADIRLATDVLRLQTRHYSDEHIGAVAGMNDIYSPESSSVYDSEKGYTDKEQMIRTAESMYYSTVGLSGANYSLRRRLWVPLPDGLIHDDFFVVLSVLRQGYRIVSEARSVSSDLFARTLRDEFRRKVRSASRGFHTLSYFPELLLPRGGRAALLLWSHKLLRWLTPTLAVASIVFASIGVALSGSMWCLAVVAAGAGLSAICALGLILNSLNVRVPILDQLSWFFAMNVAYLWGTILFITHSDQVIWKPATRADAATINGVSGH; translated from the coding sequence ATGATAGTTGTCACGATAGGGATTGTTCTCTGCATCGGCGCGGTGGTGTATTGCTATGTGCTCTACCCTCCGATGATCCGGCGCATCGCGGCGCGTGGTGTTCGTCCGATCGCTACTGATCGGACCGACGAGCCGGCAGTATCGGTGATCCTCTCGGTCCATAATGAAGAGCGCGTGATTGTCTCGTGTCTCGATTCGTTGTTGGCGCTAGACTATCCGAAGGATCGGTTTCAAATTCTCGTCGGTTCGGACGGCTCGCGCGATGCAACCAACGAGATCCTTCAGCGCTACTCACAGTCACATTCGTCGGTCAAGGCATTCTACTTTCCCGAGCAGCGCGGAAAGATCGCAGTGCTCAACGATCTTGTCCGACATGCAACCACCCCTATATTATTTTTTACCGATGCCGATATTCGTCTTGCCACCGATGTGCTTCGGCTTCAGACGCGGCATTACTCCGATGAGCATATCGGTGCGGTTGCGGGAATGAACGATATTTACAGCCCGGAGAGCTCGTCGGTGTACGATTCGGAGAAAGGGTACACCGACAAAGAACAGATGATCCGCACGGCCGAGAGTATGTACTACTCCACGGTCGGTCTATCGGGTGCGAACTACTCGCTTCGCAGACGGTTGTGGGTTCCGCTGCCGGATGGGTTAATCCACGACGATTTTTTTGTCGTGCTTTCGGTCCTTCGTCAAGGGTATAGGATCGTCTCCGAAGCACGTTCTGTCTCGAGCGATCTGTTCGCTCGAACGTTGCGCGATGAGTTTCGTCGCAAGGTCCGCTCGGCATCGCGAGGCTTTCACACGTTGTCCTACTTTCCGGAATTGTTACTGCCTCGTGGAGGTCGCGCCGCGCTACTGTTGTGGTCGCATAAGCTGCTACGCTGGCTGACGCCGACACTTGCGGTGGCATCGATCGTTTTCGCGTCGATCGGAGTCGCACTGAGCGGGAGTATGTGGTGTCTCGCGGTCGTTGCCGCAGGGGCCGGGCTCTCGGCGATTTGTGCCCTTGGGCTGATACTGAATTCGTTGAATGTGCGTGTTCCGATACTGGATCAACTATCATGGTTCTTCGCGATGAACGTCGCGTATTTGTGGGGGACGATACTCTTCATTACCCATAGCGATCAGGTGATCTGGAAACCGGCGACCCGTGCGGATGCAGCGACTATCAACGGAGTAAGCGGACACTGA